From a region of the Mycobacterium sp. SMC-8 genome:
- a CDS encoding ferredoxin, whose product MTVSKVHADRELCIQAGNCVMVAGDIFDQDDDGIVVILTDEVSGDAAERAREAVKLCPASALRLDDR is encoded by the coding sequence ATGACGGTGAGCAAGGTTCACGCCGACCGTGAGCTCTGCATTCAGGCGGGCAACTGCGTGATGGTCGCCGGCGACATCTTCGATCAGGACGACGACGGGATCGTGGTCATCCTCACCGACGAGGTCAGCGGCGACGCGGCCGAGCGCGCCCGGGAAGCGGTCAAACTCTGTCCGGCGAGCGCGCTGCGTCTGGATGATCGATGA